In Frederiksenia canicola, the sequence TAAGTGATGAGCTACCACAGTTTAGAATAAGAACTAAATTTTTAGACATAATTGACATACCTAAGTTGAGTTTAACAGACAGGTTCAAATGAACCTAAACCGGCATAGGATACACCTTTTGCCTTTTAAAATAAATTGCAAAGAATATAAAAGGTTGAAATGGGTTAAGAATTGGACAAGGTTTGTTAAATTTGCGAAAAGAAGACGTATTAAGTTATCAAATTTGCTTGGAACAAGCGGATAGATCCAAGCAAAACTTTGTATAACATAATATAAACCGTGACATCGTCTCGTTATTGTCTCGCCAAGCGAGCGTTCTCAGCAATTTGTTCAAAATTGGAACGAAACGGATTGATGTCTAAACCTCCACGGCGGGTATAACGGGCATATACCGTCAATTTTTCGGGAGATGCGAACTGCATGAGATCACAGAAGATCCGCTCAACACATTGTTCGTGAAATTCGTTGTGTTGGCGGAAAGAGACTAAATATCGCAAAAGTTTTTCCTGATCTAACCGCTTGCCGACGTAATGAATTTGTACACTTCCCCAATCGGGCTGTTGAGTAATTAAACAGTTTGATTTGAGTAAGTGGCTAACCAAATATTCTTCAACCACTTCACCGCTGGCACAGTTGGTCAAAATGTTGGGGTTGAAAGCATAATCATGAATTTCAATATCTTGCTGATCAATACAAGTGCCTTTAAAGGTCGCAATAGCGTGTTGATAATAATGATCCAGTGTATTGAGTTGAACGCTAACTTTGCCTTTTGCACATTGCTGTAAGTCGTTTTCAATGGTTTGGCGAACCGTTTCAAGATCGGCAAATTTTGTTTGATTAAAACTATTTAAATACAGTTTAAAACTTTTCGATTCAATCAAATTTTCACTTTGAAAATCTAATTTCACATCAGCTATTGCCACTTGCGGCACACCTTTATCATTCAGCCATGAAATTTCGTAAGCAGTCCATAAATCGACGCCTATGGAGAAAGGTTGATGGTGAGTAATACCTAGCTGATCGCGGTTTAATTGGCGAGGGACGCCTTGTAAGAGTGACGCATCATAATGTTCGGCATACTGAGTTTGTTGTCCGAGTTTTAAGACGTTAAGGCTTTGGTGTTGATAAGTCATGTAGTTTTCCTTTAGGTCAATACAAGCGGTCAGATCCTCGCAATAATTTGCAAATTTAGCCTGATCTTAAGCCGCTTGTGGGGCAGGTATTCTAAATCATTTTGAACAGTCAGAACAATTTTCCTATTTTGGCGATATAATCCCGCAATCGCTTTTATATTTTATAGATTATGCAAAACCAGATTTTTAGTGTTAGTCAGCTGAACTATTCCGTTCGCCACCAATTAGAAGCAGAATTTGGACACATTTGGCTCGTGGGTGAAATTTCTAACTTCAGCCAACCTGTTTCAGGACATTGGTATTTGACCTTAAAAGATGAACATGCCCAAGTGCGTTGTGCAATGTTTCGTATGAAGAACCAGCGAGTCAATTTTCAGCCAAAAAATGGAATGCAAGTACTGGTTCGTGCTGGCGTGAGTTTGTATGAACCACGGGGTGACTATCAAGTCATCATTGAATCTATGCAACCTGCAGGCGATGGTTTATTACAGCAGCAGTTTGAACAGCTCAAAGGCAAACTTGCTGCCGAAGGGCTGTTTGCTCAAGAACACAAAAAGCCATTACCATCCTTTGTCAAACGGATTGGTATCATCACGTCATCAAGTGGTGCAGCATTGCAAGATATGTTACAGATTTTACAGCGGCGTGATCCGAGTTTGCAGATTGTAATTTATCCAACAATGGTGCAAGGTAAAGAAGCGACTCAAGATATTGTCACAATGATTCAGCTTGCCAACCTTCGCAGGGAATGCGATGTGTTGATTGTTGGGCGAGGCGGTGGTTCGCTTGAAGATCTGTGGTGTTTTAATGAAGAATCCGTTGCTCGAGCTATTTATCATTCTCAAATCCCGATTATTAGTGCAGTAGGACATGAAACTGATGTGACAATTGCAGATTTTGTGGCGGATTTACGTGCACCAACACCTTCGGCAGCAGCTGAATTAGTCAGCCGTGATCAACAAGATTTGATGCGTCGCTTGCAACATCAACTGGATAGAGCAAGCCTTGCATTTGATCGCATATGGTCTGAAAAAGTCAATCATTTTAGCCACTTAACCACTCGACTCAATGCACAACATCCTGCTCGCCAGTTACCACAGTTGTCCCAAACATTGAATCAATCACATCAACGATTGCAACGAGCGATAACGAACTTACTTTTTTATCATTCACGTCAGATTCAGCAGCTGTCACAACGGCTTAACACTCAACACCCACAGCGAAATCTTGAGCGACAACGGCAACAGTTATTGGCATTACATAAACGAGCGGCACAACAAATTGAGCAAATTCAACGACGTAAACAGCAACGTTGGCAAGCAGCTGATCAGCGTTTACGGCTAAACCCTTTGCCACATCAGCTTTCCCAACTGCAACAACATTGGCAGCATTTAACTCAACGTGCCAATTATGCCATGGATAAGCAATTGTCTGAACAGCAGCAAATTTTCCAACAGCTTTGTGTGCGGTTAGAGACATTGAGCCCATTAAAAGTACTGTCGAGAGGCTATTCTGTGACAAGCAATGAGACCGGCAATACGGTGGTGAATATTGCACAGGTCAAAGTGGGAGAGCAGATCCGTACTCGCTTGGCAGAAGGTGAAATTGTGAGTGAGGTGTTGGAGATCCACTCACGACAAGCGGTCAGATCCGCCTCATAATTTGCAAAACGTAACACGAAAAAGACCGCTTGTAGGCGGTCTTTGATTTTTTAATCGATGATTTCAATTTCGGTATTGACGTTCAGTCCCCGAACAAGTTGAGAGCCTTTTCTAGCTCGTTCGCCGCGGTAGTTGGCGATGTCTTCAGGTTTCAAGGTAATTTTGCGTCTGCCTGAGGTGAAGACCAACGAACTGGTTGGGCGAATGGTGAGTAGTTTCGCTAACAATTCAGTGCCTGTTTTGGCTGCGGCGGACGAGATGTTGATGATTTTGTTGCCCTTACCTTTGGAGAGTGTTGGTAAGTCACTGACTGGGAACACCAACATTCTACCGACGCTGCTCATTGCCACCAACAAATTTTCTTCGTTTTCGTCCAACAGTTGCGGCGGTAACACTTTGGCATTGTCGGTGAGAGAAATGACTGCTTTGCCCGCTTTGTTGCGAGAGACCAAATCTTCAAATTGGCAAATGAAGCCGTAGCCAGAATCCGATGCCATCAGCACTTTGCGATTTTCTTCCGCCATCAGTACAAATTGCACCGTTGCCCCTTCAGGTAACGCCAGTTTGGTAGTGATTGGTTCGCCTTGGGAACGGGCGTTTGGGAGCGACAGCGGATCAACGGCATAGCAACGCCCTGTGTTGTCGATAAACACCACTGGCTGATTGCTTTTGCCGTGGGCGTGGGCAAGATAACCATCGCCCGCTTTGTAATTTAGTTCTTGCACGTTGATATCGTGCCCTTTGGCACAACGTACCCAGCCTTTTTCTGACAAAATTACCGTAACTGGTTCGGTTGGGGTGAGTTCACTCTCAGCAATCGCTTTTGCTTCGGCACGCTCCACCAATGGTGAGCGGCGTGGGCTGGCAAAGGTTTTTGCGTCTGCCTGAATTTCTTGTTTGATCAGATTATTCAGTTTGCGTTCAGAGCCGAGAATGCCTTGTAAATAGTGCTTCTCATCTTCCAATTTCTGCTGTTCAGCACGCAGTTGATGTTCTTCCAATTTCGCCAAATGACGTAACCGCAAATTCAAAATCGCTTCCGCTTGGATTTCACTTAAGTTGAAACGGCGGATCAACTCCGCTTTTGGATCGTCTTCGTTGCGAATAATCTCAATCACTTCATCAATATTCAAAAAGGCGATGTGCAAGCCGGATAAAATATGCAAGCGGCTGAGAATTTTATCCAAACGGAAATTCAAACGGCGAGTGACGGTGCTGCGGCGAAATTCGAGCCATTCGGTCAGAATGGTTAGCAGGTTTTTCACTGCTGGTTTGCCGTCTAAGCCGATCATATTCATATTGACCCGATAACTTTTTTCCAAATCGCTGGTAGCGAAAAGATGATCCATCAGTTGCTGATTATCGGCACGTTTTTTGGTATCGAGCACAATACGAATTGGGTTTTCGTGATCGGATTCATCACGAATATCGTCCACCATCGGCAATTTTTTATTTCGCATTTGGGTGGCGATTTGTTCGATGATTTTTGATGGTGATGCTTGATGCGGTAGGGCAGTGATGACGATTTTATCGTCTTCTTTATGCCACACCGCCCGCATTTTGATCGAGCCTTTGCCCTGTTCGTAAATTTTGGCGATGTCCGTTTTGGGGGTGATGATCTCCGCTTCTGTTGGATAGTCTGGGCCTTGTACAATTTCAAGTAAATCCGCTAAACAAGCGGTTGGATTCTCTAAAAGTTTTACACTTGCTTCGGCTAACTCATTGATATTATGGGGAGGAATGTCAGTCGCCATTCCCACGGCGATCCCTGTGGTGCCGTTGAGCAAAATATGCGGTAAGCGAGCAGGTAAGTATTTTGGCTCTTCTAAGGAACCGTCAAAATTCGGCTGGAAATCCACCGTGCCTTGCCCGAGTTCGCCCAGCAATAATTCTGCCATTTTTGACAGCTTAGATTCGGTATAACGCATGGCGGCGAAGGATTTCGGATCATCGGGTGCCCCCCAGTTGCCTTGCCCGTCAATCAATGGATAGCGGTAGGAAAACGGCTGTGCCATCAGCACCATCGCTTCGTAGCAGGCACTGTCGCCGTGTGGGTGGAATTTACCCAGCACATCACCGACGGTGCGAGCTGATTTTTTGTATTTGGCGGACGCATTCAGACCGAGTTCTGACATCGCATACACAATGCGGCGTTGTACAGGTTTCAAGCCATCGCCGATAAACGGCAAAGCACGATCCATAATGACATACATTGAATAGTTGAGATAAGCGTCTTCCGTAAAACGCTTGATTGGCATCTGCTCAATGCCTTCGTAGTTCAGTTCGGGGGTTTTGATTGTCATTGGTTTATTATTGAAATATCAATTCTGCCCCCGTAAGAGCGGGGGCAGAATGGTGTAACTGTATTTTTATAGAGTATATTTTCGCTTATTTTCAGAGGTTTGTCTAAACTAAATTTTCCGCACAAAGAGCATTGTGATAAGCGACATTATACATAACGCAATTGCCAGCAACCACGTGCTGTGATAACCAAAATGTCTAGCAACCAAACCTGCGAATGGACCAGCGATCACCCAGCTCGCGGAGCCTGTGTTGGTAAACAAAGTGGTGGCGGTGCCCATTTTGTAAGGCATTAAATCTTGGAAATAGAGCATACCGATTGACGCAAAAATGCCGATAAACAAACCGTTGAATAGTTGAATAGCGATGAGTTGCCATTCCGTTTGGGCGAATGTCAGCCCGATGTAGTAGCAAACGCCAGAGACAATACTAATTAGCATCAAGGTTTTCTTGCTGACAAAACGGGTGCAGTAGCCTGCGATCAGCATGACGGGGATTTCAATCCCTGCGGCAGTACCCATCATAATCCCAGCCAAGCGCTCAGGAAGTGCGAGGTCTTTGCTAATGTAAATCGGCATATTGATAAACATCATCGCATTGCATACGTTGAGCAGCAAGCAGCTAATGCAGAGCAGAATCACGGCGTTGCGGTTGCTGACTATCCCTTCTTCTCGTAATTCAGGATTTGCAAAACGTTGAGCGGAACTGACCGCTTGCGGTAGCATCAAGAGCACGATAATGATGGAGATCGCAAAAATCGTTGCCGAGGCGGCATACATAAACGTAAAGCCAAGTTGATCAGCCAAGAAATAGGCAAGTGGCGGACCGACAATCCACGACAGTGAAAGTTGTGCCCGCAGCACACTGTTAAACATGGTGCTATCTCGTTTTTGGCTCTCGCTATATTCACGCGACAGGGCAAACAACTGCGAACCTGCCGATGAGCCCAAGCCAAAAATCAGTGTGCCTAAAATCAGCAGTAGATAATAATCACGATTGAAAGCGAATAGCAGACAGCCGAGCATCTGCATGACACAGCTGATAGCAATAATCCGTTTGCGGTTTGGGTAGCGATCGGAATAGTGAGCAACAATTTGGCTTATCACCATGGCACCGAGTGAGTTGATCGAATAAAACAGCCCGACCATCAGCGGATCATCGGTGACTTCTTTGTGCAGATAAACGGTCAGCGCGGGAATACGTAACGCACTGGCAAGGCCTGTCATAAAAATGACCATCAAAAACGCTGCCGAAGCCGAAGTGAGCAGTTTGCGGGAAATGTTGGTATCTAGGGGCGTGAGAGGTTGCATAGGATAGTCTTGTGCAATGAAAATGGGTATTATAGCTTAGGGCTGATGCCTTAGGTTAGCAATAATTCAGCACCGTTGGTACGGTTTAAAAATAAAAAGAGCAACGATGTTGCTCAATAATATATTACCTAGGGCATTAGCCCTAGGTGATATGAAACGCTATTTATTTTTTCTTCGCATATTTGAGCGAGTCAATCGCTACAGCGAAGATGATAATGCTACCTTTAATGATGTATTGCCAGTATGGGTTTACGCCGATGTAGGTTAAGCCGTAGTTGATGACGGTGAAGATCAACACCCCAGTTACTACGCCGATAACAGTACCCACACCACCTGCGAAGGAAACGCCGCCTACCACACAAGCCGCAATTGCATCAAGTTCATACATAAAGCCTAAGTTGTTGGTGGCTGAGCCGATACGACCTGCTTCGAGCATACCGCCGAAGCCGTAGAACATCCCTGCAATCATATAGATAATCACTAAGTTGCGAGCGACGTTTACGCCTGAAACACGGGCCGCTTCTGGGTTACCGCCGATAGCAAAGATGTTTTTACCGAAACGGGTTTTGTTCCACATAATCCACACTAAAATCGCAGCAATGGCGGCGTAAATTGTGATGTAAGAGAGATTAAACGAGCCGATGCGGAAGAAACCTTGGGCAAAGGTAGAGAAGCTGTCGTTAAAGCCAGCGATTGGTGATGAACCCACGGCATCATAGTAGAGTGAGTTGATACCATATACGATGATCATCGTCCCCATTGTGGCAATGAATGGTGTTACGTTGAGATAAGCAATGACCAAACCATTGATCAAGCCGATTACTGCACCTACCGCACAAACGACCAAAATCACCACGGGAATTGGAATTTCGCTTAAGTTCGGGAACACTCGGTTCATATTGTCCATGGCTTGTAATAAGGTCGCAGAAATGACTGCTGCAAGACCAACTTGGCGGCCTGCGGATAAGTCCGTACCTTGTGTTACTAGCAAGCCTGCGACACCAAGTGCGATGATCAAGCGGACAGACGATTGCGTTAAAATGTTACTGAAATTGCGTAAACTTAAGAAACTAGGATCTTGGGCGATGATAATCACCAATAGAACCAGTAGCACAAAGTAAATCGCATTTTGTTTGAGAAAATCCAAAGATTTATTTTGTTGAAGTGCAGACATAATTCATTTCCTTCTAAATTTACAAATATTTTGCTGCTAATTGCAAAATCTCTTCTTGAGAAGTGTGGGCGGTTTCGACAATGCCCGCCACTTTACCGTTACTCATCACGAGAATGCGGTCGGTTACCCCGAGTAGCTCTGGCATTTCAGAAGAGATCATAATTATCCCTTTATCTTTTTGTGCCAGTTGCATCATTAGCTGGTAAATCTCATATTTTGCCCCGATGTCGATACCACGAGTTGGTTCATCAAGCATCAAAATATCAGGTTGAGTGAGCAACCAACGTCCGATAACCACTTTTTGTTGGTTACCACCCGATAGGGAACCGATATGGGTGCGGTGCGATGGCGTTTTCACATTCATTGAGTCGATCACCCATTGGGTATCGCTTTTCATTTTTTTATCACTCAATAAACCGAACGAGCTGATATAAGATTTCATATTAGAAATCAACGAGTTAAATTCGATGCTGAGATTAGCATAAATGCCCGTTGAGCGACGTTCTTCGGTCACTAATGCAAAGCCATTGTTGATCGCCTCCAAGGCAGTATGATTATGCATTTCTTTGCCGTTGAGTTTGATCGTGCCGCTTTTGCGTTCCCGCACGCCAAAAATAGTTTCGACAATATCCGTCCGCTTCGCCCCAACCAAACCCGCAATACCGAGAATTTCGCCTTTACGCAATTCAAAGCTAACATCTTGAATAGATGGCTGATTTTGTGCAGTGAGATTTTCCACCTGCAAAATAACTTCTTTCGGGGTATTGGTTTTTGGTGGGAAACGTTGGGTGAGCTCACGCCCAACCATCATTGCCACGATGCTATCCATCGTGGAATCTTTCACCGTAACAGTGTTAATCCATTTACCATCACGCAAAATAGTGATTTCGTCACAAATTTTGAAAATTTCATCCATTTTGTGCGAAATGTAGATAATGCCACAGCCACGATTTTTCAGTTTTTCGATAATTTTGAACAGATGTTCAACTTCTTTTTCCGATAATGACGATGTTGGTTCGTCCATAATCACGATTTTGGCGTTATAGGAGAAGGCTTTGGCGATTTCAATCATCTGCATTTGCGACACGGACAAATTGGCGACTTTTTCTTTCGGATCAATATTGATGTCCAGTTCATCAAAAATCGCTTTAGTGTCGTTGTACATTTTTGTGTGATCGACAAAAAAGCCTTTAAGTGGGTAGCGACCGAGCCATAAATTGTCCATTACGCTGCGTTGGCGAACAAGGTTTAGCTCTTGATGAACCATTGAAATACCGTTTTCGAGAGCTTCTTTGGACGTTTTGAAATTAACGGGTTTATCTAAGAATAGAATGTCGCCTTCGTCCTTGGCGTAAATGCCGAATAGGCATTTCAGTAACGTTGATTTACCTGCACCGTTTTCGCCCATTAAGGCGTGAACAGAGTGTGATTTCACGGTGAGATTTGCATGATCTAATGCTTTAACGCCAGGAAAGGATTTGCTGACATTTTTCATTGTCAGTAGCACTTGGCTAGTCTGTGTGTGTTCTGTCATATCCAACCTCATAAATTGTCGGGGATTAGAATCTCATGCGATGAAAACTCTCCTCTCGCGTTAGCAAACGGAATACCGCCAGAGACGGGGAGAAGCGTTTACAAGCGGTCAGTTACTCCGAGTTTTTTGCAATTCCCCTATCTCCTTGCTTGGCAAGGGGATTTTCCCGCTGAGGCGGGAGCAAAATTGTCTACCCCGATAAAACAAAGGGGAGGCGAGCTCCCCAAAATCATTATTATTTTAAAAACTCAGACAGGTTGTCTTTATCAACACCGACATATGGAATGCGAAGGATTTTATCTTTCAACATCCAGTTAGTGCCTTCAGCAATTGGTTTACCAGCTGCGAGATTGTTAGAAAGTTGAACAATCGCCTTACCTTGTGTTACGCCATCATTTAAAACTGTACCGGCAATTTCTCCTTTTTTGATGAGTTGTAATACTTCTGGTAACGCATCCACCCCAAAGATTGGTAATTTTTTACCGTGTGCTTTGGTTGCTTCTAATGCCCCCATTGCCATACCGTCATTGTTTGCAATAATTACTTCAATGTCTTTTGCTTTGGAGCTAGATAACCATGCATCCGTTTTATCTTTTGCAAGTGCGGCATCCCACATACCAGTGTCTTGGAATAGTTCTTCGGTTTGGATACCCACTTTATTGAGTTGATCAATGACATATTTTGTACGCGCTTCCGCATCTGGGTGACCTGGTTCACCTTTTAATAGTACATACTGGATTTTGCCATCTTTATTTAAATCGGCCATTGGGTTGGCTTTCCAATATTTTGCGACAAGATCACCTTGGATCACGCCAGATTCTTGAGGGTTAGTTCCGACGTAGTAAGCATTTTCATAGCTGTTGATCGCGGCATCACCAGGGTCTTTATTGAAGAAAATAACAGGGATGTTATCTGGTTTTGCTTTACCAATGATGGTTTTTGCTGCGGAAGGGTCAACTAAGTTGATAGCAAGAGATTTTACGCCTTTAGAAATCAATACATCGACTTGGTCATTTTGGATAGATTGAGCGTTTTGAGAATCGTTCATCAATAATTCGATGTTTTTGAATTGAGTCGCTTCTTTCTCAATTTCTTTACGCATGAGTGACATAAAGTTATCATCATATTTATAGATGGTCACACCAACACGATCAGCTGCTTGTGCTGAAGTTGCAATTACACCTAAACCGACAGCTAAAGCAAGTGAACTTAATACTGTTTTTTTCATAATTGACTCCTAATTGGAATTTTAATTTCGATTAAATGTAGTCATCTTCTGATGAGCTGGTGAAATTTTACTCCAATTACGCAAAAAAAAATGTGATCTTATTCACAGAATTGCAAACGATTGCCTAATATAATTTACAAAAATTGAAAATCCTTGATCTGATTGCGTAGCTGAGTTATCCATATTTTTTGATTCTGGGGCAACTTGTTTTGTGCAGATTCAAACCAGTGTTTGAGTTCAGGAAAATGTTCTGGATATCGTTGACACAAGCGTTTTAAACTGACGTAACAGCTTGCAAGTGAGCGTTGTGAATGAGCAAACCCAGCCAGATTACGGCGATCTTGGTCATCGAGTGCTATTGTAGCAAGCGGTGAGATCGTAATGATTTTTTGCAAATCAGCATAAACTTCCGTAAAAAAAGGCTGTAAAGGTAAATCTCGCTCAAATTGTAATTTGGCTTGTTGTACAAATTGTTTGCCTACTTCCGTTAGTGGATAGAGCATCATCGCACTGCGTAAGCCACTGCTGGCTTCAGCAGCCGGGGTGATCTGTACCAACTCAAAACCGCACTCCGTCCAAAACGATAATAATGCCTTATTCAGCCCAAAACTGACGGAAACAAATTCAACAAACGGATCCATTTGCAAAATGATTTGTGAAACTAACCGCTTGCCATAGCCTTGCCGTTGATATTCAGGCTGCACCGCAATGCGAGAAATCCGCATGGAACGTAGCCGACAAGCATCGGGCAAATTGCCTTGAAAACAGAGATATTGAGCGACTAAATTGCCTTGTGGGCGCCGTTCGCCCCGCCAAATCGCGTGGGTGAGTGTCTCATCTAACCCCCCTTCTTTCATTGCCCAACAGCCTGCGATAAGTTGTTGATCTTCAACCAGTTCATATAACTGTTGATCTTTAGCATCAAATAATCGGCGAAGATCCGTTGGGGTGGTTTTGTAGTGGGCTTGAGCGAGTAAATGGTAAAAATCGATCTTGGAAATCCCTTTTAATTCTCTTTTTTCAACAGGAGGGATTTCGTCATCTAAAAGCAACAATTGTGAGATAAATTGTTCGAGCGGATCATCTTCCTGCCAACGCAACGGCTGGGTAAGTTGCCATTGTCGGTTAGGACGTTGTAATGTGGGAAGAAATTTCAACGAAAAGCCTCGCCCTGTACCTTCGTAATTTTGGGTAGTTGTGGTTAAAACGACTTTCGCAAAATAGTCACAAAAAGTATGTAACATCGGCAATGGTAGGCTAGCGGCTTCGTCAATAAACAGCCATTGCTGAGGTGAAATTTTTTTTAAATCAATTAGTTGAATAAGTTTATCGGGGGCGAAAAAGGGAATGGCTGCCGATTCAATCCCTTTCCAAAAATTGGGTAATGCCGAATGGCTGCGGGCGGTAATCAACACTTGATGGGTCTTTGCAAGTTGCTCAGCAAGTTTGCCTGAAATAGTCGATTTTCCTCGCCCACGAGGTGCAGTAATTAAATGAATATCCGCCCGATCAAGCGGTAAGTTTTGCAGAATAATTTGCTGCTCGGCAGTCAAATCAAACGCTTTTTGAGTGGCGTTGTCACGTTTTTTGAGCAAGGCAGGCAATTCATTGACAATATCAAATCCAAATTTTGCCACTAATTGTTTGAAATAAGCATAAAAATTCGGGGCAGCAGTAGCTTGTTGATTATTCCAGCGTAGCGAATCGACATCCACTTGCAGTGTTAATTCGTGCCATTTGGGGCAGAGTAGAAAAAGCGTGCCGTTGTCTTGAATAGTGCCCGCCACAATCGCCAATGCCTCTAAATTCAAACAAACCCCATTCTCCGCCCGCATATCGTAAATTGCATAGGGAAACTCCTGACCGAGCAGGGTTTTTGCATTGGAGAAGGGGATAGGAAAAAGGGAAGAAGGAAGATAAATCTGTCCTGAATGTACAGAATGTTGATTGCTTTCAGTCGTGCTCCTCTCTTTTTCAAAGTGAGGAGCCAGTTCGTTACTAATGACAACTAATCGCCGCATTATTCTGCCAATTTCTCGCTAATATACGGATCTTCAAACCCAAGGGAGTGCATAATTTCAGTTTCGAGGTTTTCCATTTCTTCGGCTTCTTCATCAGTTAAATGATCGTAGCCGAGTAAATGCAGCGTACCGTGAATGGCAAGATGAGCCCAATGAGCCTCCAGCGGTTTTCGCTGTTCTTCTGCTTCTTTTTCAACTACTTGGCGACAAATCACTAAATCGCCCAACAACGGCATCTCAATACCTTCAGGCATTTCAAACGGGAACGACAGGACGTTAGTTGGCTTGTCTTTACCACGATAAGTCAAATTCAGCTCGTGGCTTTCGGCTTCATCGACAATACGAACAGTGATTTCCGTTTCGGGATAGTTTGCCATTTTGGCTTCTAAGGTCAAGGCTTGGTTGATCCAAGTGTGAAATTGTTGCTCGCTCGGCAAGCCGTTTTGGTTTTCACTGGCGAGTTGGAGATCGATATAGAGATTTTGCATAATGTGGTTTCAAGAAAAAAATAATGGCTATTCTAGCGGAGTTTTATGAGAAAATCATGTTGTGAATTGGCGTGAAATATGCCGAAAAAGAGCATAAGGTGCGTGCTGTCGGGCGATTGTCGCCTTACTGTCGTGGCGAATAAAAGTGATCTGAATAAAATGAACGGCACACAAACAATGATTAAGGAGAATGTGATGATTATTCAAAAATTACGTTTACAACGCGGTTGGTCACAAGAACAACTGGCGGAAATCAGTGGACTGAGTGTCAGAACAATTCAGCGACTTGAAAAAGGGCAAAGCGGTAGCTTAGAAAGTTTAAAAGCATTGGCGGCTGTTTTTGAAGTCGATTTTCACCAACTACAAGGAGAACAAACCATGACAGAGCAACATATCGAAACA encodes:
- the queF gene encoding NADPH-dependent 7-cyano-7-deazaguanine reductase QueF (Catalyzes the NADPH-dependent reduction of 7-cyano-7-deazaguanine (preQ0) to 7-aminomethyl-7-deazaguanine (preQ1) in queuosine biosynthesis), giving the protein MTYQHQSLNVLKLGQQTQYAEHYDASLLQGVPRQLNRDQLGITHHQPFSIGVDLWTAYEISWLNDKGVPQVAIADVKLDFQSENLIESKSFKLYLNSFNQTKFADLETVRQTIENDLQQCAKGKVSVQLNTLDHYYQHAIATFKGTCIDQQDIEIHDYAFNPNILTNCASGEVVEEYLVSHLLKSNCLITQQPDWGSVQIHYVGKRLDQEKLLRYLVSFRQHNEFHEQCVERIFCDLMQFASPEKLTVYARYTRRGGLDINPFRSNFEQIAENARLARQ
- the xseA gene encoding exodeoxyribonuclease VII large subunit, which translates into the protein MQNQIFSVSQLNYSVRHQLEAEFGHIWLVGEISNFSQPVSGHWYLTLKDEHAQVRCAMFRMKNQRVNFQPKNGMQVLVRAGVSLYEPRGDYQVIIESMQPAGDGLLQQQFEQLKGKLAAEGLFAQEHKKPLPSFVKRIGIITSSSGAALQDMLQILQRRDPSLQIVIYPTMVQGKEATQDIVTMIQLANLRRECDVLIVGRGGGSLEDLWCFNEESVARAIYHSQIPIISAVGHETDVTIADFVADLRAPTPSAAAELVSRDQQDLMRRLQHQLDRASLAFDRIWSEKVNHFSHLTTRLNAQHPARQLPQLSQTLNQSHQRLQRAITNLLFYHSRQIQQLSQRLNTQHPQRNLERQRQQLLALHKRAAQQIEQIQRRKQQRWQAADQRLRLNPLPHQLSQLQQHWQHLTQRANYAMDKQLSEQQQIFQQLCVRLETLSPLKVLSRGYSVTSNETGNTVVNIAQVKVGEQIRTRLAEGEIVSEVLEIHSRQAVRSAS
- the parC gene encoding DNA topoisomerase IV subunit A, producing MTIKTPELNYEGIEQMPIKRFTEDAYLNYSMYVIMDRALPFIGDGLKPVQRRIVYAMSELGLNASAKYKKSARTVGDVLGKFHPHGDSACYEAMVLMAQPFSYRYPLIDGQGNWGAPDDPKSFAAMRYTESKLSKMAELLLGELGQGTVDFQPNFDGSLEEPKYLPARLPHILLNGTTGIAVGMATDIPPHNINELAEASVKLLENPTACLADLLEIVQGPDYPTEAEIITPKTDIAKIYEQGKGSIKMRAVWHKEDDKIVITALPHQASPSKIIEQIATQMRNKKLPMVDDIRDESDHENPIRIVLDTKKRADNQQLMDHLFATSDLEKSYRVNMNMIGLDGKPAVKNLLTILTEWLEFRRSTVTRRLNFRLDKILSRLHILSGLHIAFLNIDEVIEIIRNEDDPKAELIRRFNLSEIQAEAILNLRLRHLAKLEEHQLRAEQQKLEDEKHYLQGILGSERKLNNLIKQEIQADAKTFASPRRSPLVERAEAKAIAESELTPTEPVTVILSEKGWVRCAKGHDINVQELNYKAGDGYLAHAHGKSNQPVVFIDNTGRCYAVDPLSLPNARSQGEPITTKLALPEGATVQFVLMAEENRKVLMASDSGYGFICQFEDLVSRNKAGKAVISLTDNAKVLPPQLLDENEENLLVAMSSVGRMLVFPVSDLPTLSKGKGNKIINISSAAAKTGTELLAKLLTIRPTSSLVFTSGRRKITLKPEDIANYRGERARKGSQLVRGLNVNTEIEIID
- a CDS encoding sugar efflux transporter, with amino-acid sequence MQPLTPLDTNISRKLLTSASAAFLMVIFMTGLASALRIPALTVYLHKEVTDDPLMVGLFYSINSLGAMVISQIVAHYSDRYPNRKRIIAISCVMQMLGCLLFAFNRDYYLLLILGTLIFGLGSSAGSQLFALSREYSESQKRDSTMFNSVLRAQLSLSWIVGPPLAYFLADQLGFTFMYAASATIFAISIIIVLLMLPQAVSSAQRFANPELREEGIVSNRNAVILLCISCLLLNVCNAMMFINMPIYISKDLALPERLAGIMMGTAAGIEIPVMLIAGYCTRFVSKKTLMLISIVSGVCYYIGLTFAQTEWQLIAIQLFNGLFIGIFASIGMLYFQDLMPYKMGTATTLFTNTGSASWVIAGPFAGLVARHFGYHSTWLLAIALCIMSLITMLFVRKI
- the mglC gene encoding galactose/methyl galactoside ABC transporter permease MglC; protein product: MSALQQNKSLDFLKQNAIYFVLLVLLVIIIAQDPSFLSLRNFSNILTQSSVRLIIALGVAGLLVTQGTDLSAGRQVGLAAVISATLLQAMDNMNRVFPNLSEIPIPVVILVVCAVGAVIGLINGLVIAYLNVTPFIATMGTMIIVYGINSLYYDAVGSSPIAGFNDSFSTFAQGFFRIGSFNLSYITIYAAIAAILVWIMWNKTRFGKNIFAIGGNPEAARVSGVNVARNLVIIYMIAGMFYGFGGMLEAGRIGSATNNLGFMYELDAIAACVVGGVSFAGGVGTVIGVVTGVLIFTVINYGLTYIGVNPYWQYIIKGSIIIFAVAIDSLKYAKKK